The nucleotide window CCAAATAAGGACTGCTTGCTCTTCTTtgcctcttcttcctctcctccctTCTCCTCTAATTTGGCCCATACTCCTCCAAAGTTAGGGGTTTTTACAGCCCCCCTACACGTGGAGATGCTTGGGGATAACTGCCCAATAGATGGACAGTAGCAGTTGTGTGATGAGGATAAAGGAAGAGCCCTCATTCctattcttccttttcttccctaagaataatcaattaaaaaaaaagaggcttttcCTCACTTCCTCATGTTATTGTTATTTATAGAGGGGAAGGTCTTATTGCCTGTAcaagtatggggcccacctgacggTAAGATCATGTGGCTGGCTTTTGCTGACTTAGAACAGTAGTTTATTGACAAGTGGCAGGAGTGCAGTACTtacgttttttctttttttcttttttccggaAATTTAGTGGTTTGTGACAGACAACGTGGCCTTTTGGCTAACCTATTGAAAGGTGAGGTGAGATGGGTTGCGGTGGGCCATACAAGACAAATATCAGGTTTGAATCCTCTGGTGGTCAGGAAAAAACAAGAGGTTGAAAATCAATTAGAATATCATGTGGCATGGACAATTCGTAACATAACAAGAGGAACGGCCATGTGTAATCAGGCATCAGAGCCGTTCATACGTAGGTAGACTGATTTACGGTCCACTGACTAGATTCTTATTCCCTGCATGTATTGATCGTTTGTCCTTCGAGCGTGATTTATGAAGCGTGTGCGATCTGACAATCCGACCTCAAGGGCACACCAGTCCATGGGCCATGTTAAGTTTGAGAATATGACCGATGATATAAGCCATCAGATCCAGTAAAGGGCCACTAAAGTGCATCACAAAACTTGGCTAATGATCCAGTGGCTCAGATCATTTGGCTCCTGACACGTGCCTGATTCTACGGTTGTGAGAAACGGCCCCTCATGAGCAATTGATTGGGTAGCCCATCTCAATTGAATCAAACATGAAAGCCACCTGGCCATTTACCAGCCCACACATGGCTGTTGGTCTGGCAATGTTCAATCTGGGCTGTacatccagtggaccccactgtctttgatctaaaaagaataaaaagccACCCCAAATTGGCATTCCAGCCAAGTTCACGCCCTTCAAACGCATGGCCGCCTATTCGAAATCTAAACATCCAGTAATTGGAAAGCTAGGATCAGTGAATAGCTGAATTTGtcagatggacgatctggatataCAGACGAGAACTGCGTGTACGGCTGTAAGTGACAGTGAACAAGGAAGCCAAAATCAATAAGCCAGAAATAACCGTTACTCTTTTAAACGCCTCATacgatctagaccattggttagCTATGCACACGTGGGGAAGGGCCCACTTGCGATGATCACACGACATACACCATGCCGACCTCAAGAAGCGACACCGGCGGCACCTTGAGCGCCACCTCTGGCCCCCGGCAGTTCCTCCTCAGGAAATTGTAGCCGAAGTTGATGGCCAACCGTTTCAGGATCGACGATCCTTGCTTCGCCTTCACGTGGGAGTGGCCGAGTATGAAGGCCGTTCCAGCATTTTGTGCCTCCCACAGCTCCTCCAGCTCTTCCCGGATACGTGAGTCCACTTCCACATTCTCATCGAGCATGAACCTCACCCGCCGTTGCGTGCTGACCGGTTCCATCTCTATCATATCCCCTATGCTCTCCACCGTCTGAAACCCGATCGATACGCTTGCTGGCTGTGCATTCTCGTCGATATCATAAGCTGGTGGGTCCAAGAATGCCGTCCCAATGACCGTCAATGCGCCTTCATCCACTGACTCGCCGGACTGGGACCCATCGACACTGTACTTGCCACTACCCCCACAGCGGGACCCATCAAAGCGTATGAAATCAGCCAGCCTAGCAACAAGCTCCGACTCGAATGAGTCAACATCCTGATGAACGTCCCGGTACCCGTATCGGACAATGCACCTGTATGAGTGGTGGTTTGGAGGCCCGACGCGGCCTACAAGGTAGCGTTCAGCAGGGGGCACGTAGGGGACAGGGACTGACTTGACGCAGACGAAGATGAGAACACGGTGGAAGGCAGGGAGGTTGGTGACGAAGCGGGAGAAGTTGGCAGGGATGCCGGAGATGAGATCAGTATAGACAAGGCCAATGCCCGGGACACGGGCGATACCGAGGCTGGGGCCCAGGGCGAGGAGCCAGTCAAGGGAGACCTTGTTGTGGAGATCAAACTCGTACTTCTTGATGGTGGCATAGTGCCAGACGAACATGACAGTCATGAGGAAGAGGGCGAGGAGGATAGGCAGCCATGCGCCCTCACGGAACTTGATGAGAGAGGCTGAGAAGTAGAGGACCTCAACGGAGccgaagaagaggaggaaggcaAGCGCCACCAGAGGGGGCTTGTGCCAGCAGAGGATGATGACTAGAGATGTTAGACATGTGGTCACCAGCATTACCGTCATCACCGCAAGCCCTGCCATAGAAAATCAAAACAATGTATATATCAGAACGCAATGAGAATGACAGAAGATCCACCAGGCCATATCAAGCTGATCGAGGGTGGGATCGGAAGGTTGGATGCGATACAACCAATTATAGGATTTCGAAGTTACTTGACAGTAGTGGAATGCTGCTTGCAAGTGCCCAGGCTCATACCCTTGCACATTGCTATGTTGCAGATTGGTGTGAGATCTGTGTCATTCATCAGGTGAGTCTGACATTGGTCcactttcaggtgggccacatgcacaaaAACAGGAGGATAACCAGTCTATATTCAAAGTTCATTACAAGGACTGCCATTTCTTGTTacaatattgtggcccacctgatccaacGCGTCACATGTTACCCAGGGAACATTACATTTGGCCTTTCTGAAGAAACGCCCAGATCTCCCACAGGCATCCGATCGCATTTCTCAGTTTGGTCTTAGCAAATTTCAACCTCCCAAACTCAATCGACAGCTACTATTCTCTGCACATGGGAATCAATTTATTAGGTCGGTGGCTCCACATGAGGTGGGCTCCACTGATAATCAACCACGTGTGTTGAAGTGTCCAATCAAGACCAGGGAAGTTCTTAATGATTTTTAGGCCAAAACAGAATCAAGTGATTGATCCAGATCACTAGTAGTTTGTTTATGGACATGAAGTTTGGTATTCTTCCCCAGAAGATAAGAGATGCACCTTTCAGAGGAGGGTATTGTACAAGCAGGTTCATGcttcaataatccaaaccattgatatgatgatgGCCCATGAACCAAAAATGGGATTTTCTTTTCCATCTGGGAGATTCAGGTGCATGTGCCGTCAGCAATGGGGCCACACAATATCGACTGTTGCAATCACCGAACCCCATTGCGGGGCCCACTCATACAGAATGAAAGCCCAAACTTTAGTGTATAAGCTGGAGCAATGTATAATGCCCTAATAGTTGAGATAAAAATGAATTTTCTTTTAGAAAATTCGACGGTGATTTAGGATTTAAATGAGTGGAAAGGGGGGTACCTGATGCATTCCCCATGTGTTTCGTGTCTCTGAATCCGACGGCCACAGCAAGGCAGAGGATCATAAGCATCCAGTTGATCTCAGGGATGTAGATTTGGCCATGTATTTTATCAGAGGTGTGGACAACCTTAACCCTAGGGAAGCAACCGAGCGACTGGCTCTGGTTGATGATCGAGAATGTCCCACTGATGATCGCTTGACTTCCCACCACGGATGCGAGGATAGCTATTACGAGCACCGGCCACCTTACGCTCTCTGCAAAACAAGCAGTTCAGCACATCATTCCCCTTTAATCTTTAATACTGTTAGTGATGATGAATAGCCTCCCCATTTATAAATTTCGACAGAGAGTCGAGATGATTTGATCTTGGTCTTTCATTGAATCTGAGATCCTTTCCAGACAATGATATCATAGCTAGCAATTGAATTTGATGCCATCCCCATGAACCATGGACCAATCTGGCAGAATCGATTAGAGACCCATTACAACATCAGGGCACTTCTACAGATGTCACTGCTGCTTGAGTATTGAAGATACACATTAGGTATCATATTCAGTActcattaggtatcattatatgaTGCTTAATCAAAAGGAATTGaactcttttttatttcttttttgatGCAGCGAGGTGGAACCTACATTTCAATAATGTAGTCCATTGGTATCCCCTGTGCCCTACTATCTGCCCTATCAGATAATCCCGCCTATCTGATGAAAATGTACCAAACCTTAATTGCTGAGATCTAATCGATtgaaggtattcaataacagtaacacTGGCCATCCATCACCATCACGATACAGGCTGTAACAGCCATATggcctctcttttttctttttcttttttactgaaaaaataaaaaactattttGGCCCCATAATGGACCATTATGGGTCTTTTTTTCCGTGATGGCCGTTCCACTACTGTTTATTAATACAATGAATCGAGCAGTTCGAATGATGCGCGAGTTCTTGGGTCATCACCCATTCCCCGCAAGAACCACTAAACAAATTATTTGTATCATTAGAAGATGCACCCTGCATGTACAGCTCATTGGGCCAAGCATGAGCTCAATATAGAGCATCGAATAGTTCCTCTTCTAGCTATTGAACAATGTATAGTATTAAACCATTGAATTTTGTACTATGAGGTTTACTTACAACAACTCATGGATGAGGTATGCACTATGAACTTCCACCAACATCAGCTTTTTCTCAGAGTCACTAATTCCATCTTAAAGAATCAGAACGGGGGACATGGATTAGTGCTCCTACTCACAGCCTTAGGTCATTTGGAAGAGCTCCTAAAATCAACGGGGCAGTACAAAGACCCAGGTTTACTAGAGTGCCATATTTTATCTTTGTTCGGTCGGCCTCAGTGAGTAGTTCTTTTTTGAAGTTCAGATGTGCAAGCACCAACCCCAATtacttgggataaggcttatatagatgacgatgatgtggcAGGCCTTCATATTCCTGGCCTATAGAATGTTGAAATATGAGTTTTATGGGAAAGTTGGAAGTTCATATTCAGTACTTTTTCCTGCATGTTTATAGATTATAGGGTCCTGCTCATAAGTAAACATAAGCTATGCAATCCAAATCATGATTTCCTGGCAAGATGGTAGAATTCCCTAAAATCTACGATTTGAAGATTTCAACCCTTTAATCGttaagttgaatgtggacaaatgctgaatttttcctttactGTTTAGTTATATGAATTGATTGATAGGCTAGggttagaatcttctgattctggAAGATCTTCAGTAATCTTCTATCCATGAGCCCATACAAACAACACTTTGGATCACCAAAACATCATCCCATGTATATGGGATTCCGCGTGCCTACAAGCAACAGGGTCCTGCTCACCTGCAAACATAAAGTTTGTGATCCAAACAATCAATCCTATGGAGGATTTCCCTATGAGATGGCAGAGTTCCCAAAAATCCATCAGATTGGAAGATCTCAACCTTTTGATCGTAGGATTATTTAAAGTTGAATGTGAACCAATGCTGAATTCTCGCCTCAAATTAATCACCTGGCTTGACttagaatcttccaatctggaagattttcAGCATTCATCTATCCACATGGGGCCTGCCCAATCAGTGCTTTAGATCACCGCAACATggtcccacatatatgggatTCTTTGCACAAGTGAATTCGTTTTCTGAAGACCAGGACCTGATATTCACTGTTTATAAGAGGTATTTTTGTTGTATTATGGTGGTTAGACTCCATGTTTGTATTACTGGCTTATTGTGTCAGATTTGTGagcatgtaatttttttttaaaaaaatgtattatGAAATGTGTTAAGGCCCTGTTTAGTAGACACCTAAAAGTGAGTTAATCTGATATTAGTTAACAGTAACTATGTATTATGGATCTTGATCTCTAACACAATCATTGTTAATATGAAATCATTATGTACTAGAGATCAAGATCCTTAATACATAATTAGCTAATTACTGTAAACAAGAATGATATCAACCCATTTTTAGGCGCCTACAAAACAGGGCCTAAGGATGTGCTGAAGAAAACCATACCTGGAACAGAGACATAAAACCCAATCTGATAACTTGTGTAATAATGATGGTGCTTAGACAAGTAAGCAGCCTGGCCCATGTATGCCAGAATGAGTGCCGGATAAActagaaaagtgaaagcaatcTGCGATGGCATGAAGAGATAAGAGATATTGCTCACAAATCAATAGGATAGAAGGAAAGAAGTCTCTGGTAGAAAGTACCTGAATTGCTCTGTAAGAGAAATGGCCAAGATCTGCGAACATTGCCTCTGAGCCTGCAAATATCGTCATACAACATGAAGAGGATTATTGGCAGTTGATTTGCTAAATATTGCTCTTGCAGAGTTCATTCGACTGAATCTTGAGTCGACTCAAAAAGTTTTTTAATCACTTTCTAAACAAATACTAGAAACTACTCTTAGGACTTGTTTagattggtggaatccaaaaaCTAGCCATGTAAAAGAACACATTTTCCACAGATGAGACTGTTTCCGCTATTGTGACAATAAACTAACATGTGGAAAATTGTTTTCCTCAAAAAATGCCCTTTTCCCTTTACTCCCAAGAACTTGATAATCCTCATTTCTGCACTTTTCGAGAAATGGATTTCCCTTTCTGACCATTGACCACCTGAGATTTCCTTGGATATGATGGAAACTAAGACAACTTTTTAAAATTCTTTTGCATGAATTTCCTTATCCACAGCTTTCCTTAGAAGTAACATTTCCTTTTGGATTCCACCagtccaaacagacccttaaaaGGAATCTGGAATAACTTTGATCTTGCCACCATGGCATTTACTAAGTGGCCTTTGATTTTAGATTAACGATTGAACTTCCATCAACTTCCACAGTGGACAACCAAACTTCCTTTAAACAAAAGACCAATGTTTTTGCTGGAAAAGACCATTACCATTTCGTCCATTTGAATTTCTTTATGCATCGGCATATGAGCATACAAACCAGCAATGTGTGAAAGATGAGAATTTCTAGTTTTGGTGTCTTCTGATGTTACCTGTTATGCATAACAGAATTCCGCCTAAAGACATCCAACCACCTTTCCTTGTCTTCTTCAAGAACTTGTACATGTAATATGGAGAGAGCGCTTGATAAACAAGCGGGTTCCATTGAAAGATATTGTATAAGCCAAGGGTGCTGATGCAAAGTAGCCAAGCCAACACAACTGGTGCGAAAAAGAACCCAACCCGATGTGTGCCATAGTGCTGTAGGGCGAACAAACACACTAATATAAAGCAAGTGATCGGAACCACAGCATCTGCAATTAGGGATTGCATTGATCAGATCATTGTAAATAGAACAAAGAGTTAATTGATTATGCCTTTTGTGTGAACTTGCTACtagattattttttaatagaTTCGTTTATGGATATGTGAACTTGCTACTAGATTTTTCTATTAATAGATTCGCTTATGGATTCGATTACAGAATATAGTGGAAACAATGCAGCACCATAAACGGTAATGCATTTAGTAGCATTTCTcctttcatgagagagagagagagagagagagagagagagagcttgattATTTGTTGAACTCATAACTGAACAGGTAATTCTGAGCATGTCGTGCCCAGAATCATAGTCTAATTTTCAGCATGaatatttctcaaatttttcatATGCTGCTATTCTATTGTTGAAAAGCTAGACAAAAGACTCGTATGCGTGGCACACATGTATGAGAACTGGATTATTCATCGACTAGTGCTACAAGGAGTAGGTCATTCATCAGAAATCAAAACAGTCAAATGATCAGGCTCTAGCCATCAAGCAGAGGATTTTTGCCAATCACAGGATCTTTGCCCATCGACAATCAACTTGTTGGACTTTCTCCAAACCTTCCATTTGTATTCTCATCCTCCAATCAGCAACTAGGATCACCTAACTGCAATGATTTTGagccaaggtgttccataatggtaacgctggccgtaacagccaccaccgttacctttacgatacggggcataacggctgttacggccccgtaacggccattacggtctctctttttattttttattttttattgaaaaaacctcCCGAAAAACCTTTATCTGCCCcgcaatgttgattaaaaagtatgaaaaacctgtatatgtcccgtaatagaccattataaggctattatggcctttataggggatgtaacgtgccgttaaAGGCacttacaggtcatttttttccataacggctgttacggccattgtgaccccgtaatgtgtaacggttgccaccgttacctttacgtaacggcctttacggcacaccatgggtaCAACACATCCACCCTGTTGATGAAAAGGCATGGATCTTGTAAACATGTACTGTATATAGGGCTGTCAAATAGGCTGGGCCTGAACCCAGCAAAATCAATTTTTTGAATAGGCCCGGTCtagcccaaacagttcaaaatcaggGCCAAAGCCAACCATAGGCactgcccattgacagccctaatcgtATACCACATGTAAGGATTAAATTCTTGTTGAGTTTAACTACAGTTTACACAATCTATAAAAGCATTTCAGTCATAGGATTTTCTTTAGTTGTGACGTTTAGTTCAAGTCTTACACAATCTTGTCATCCAAAAAGAGAGCATCTTAGAGGAAATAAAGGTAGAAGGCTAAAGCACAGAAGCTCAAGGCCTAGAACGTAGAAAGGTTTTAGAATCCTGTGGTCACCAAACATCAACATCAACTAGTAAAACTTCCCAATTGCAGTGCGAGCAGCTCTTGCTGTCTCCGTTGCTCTTTAAAATTGTTCAAGTTTCTGGTTGAAAATTATTGATAAAGGATAGAAAAAGAGACTGCGGAAAGGACAGATCATGAGATCAACCAATTCAGAACACAAATACTACTTGACAGACTCATGTGCTGTTTGGATAGATAAGTCACACCTACAGTCCAGATTGACTAATTACTCCACTTGTGCCCTCTGGCCCGATTCCAACAACAGTTCTCAACACTAACCAATTTAAAGACCATCGCTTCTAACAAGCTATTCTAATTGGGTAGGGG belongs to Magnolia sinica isolate HGM2019 chromosome 8, MsV1, whole genome shotgun sequence and includes:
- the LOC131253572 gene encoding potassium transporter 2 — protein: MDPESGNCWSSSKKESWKTVLLLAYQSLGVVYGDLSISPLYVYKSTFAEDITHSETNEEIFGVLSFVFWTLTLVPLFKYVFIVLRADDNGEGGTFALYSLICRHAKVSLLPNRQVADEEVSTYKLESPPEMKNSSRVKNLLEKHKNLHTALLLIVLLGTCMVIGDGVLTPAISVFSAVSGLELSMSKEHHQYAVVPITCFILVCLFALQHYGTHRVGFFFAPVVLAWLLCISTLGLYNIFQWNPLVYQALSPYYMYKFLKKTRKGGWMSLGGILLCITGSEAMFADLGHFSYRAIQIAFTFLVYPALILAYMGQAAYLSKHHHYYTSYQIGFYVSVPESVRWPVLVIAILASVVGSQAIISGTFSIINQSQSLGCFPRVKVVHTSDKIHGQIYIPEINWMLMILCLAVAVGFRDTKHMGNASGLAVMTVMLVTTCLTSLVIILCWHKPPLVALAFLLFFGSVEVLYFSASLIKFREGAWLPILLALFLMTVMFVWHYATIKKYEFDLHNKVSLDWLLALGPSLGIARVPGIGLVYTDLISGIPANFSRFVTNLPAFHRVLIFVCVKSVPVPYVPPAERYLVGRVGPPNHHSYRCIVRYGYRDVHQDVDSFESELVARLADFIRFDGSRCGGSGKYSVDGSQSGESVDEGALTVIGTAFLDPPAYDIDENAQPASVSIGFQTVESIGDMIEMEPVSTQRRVRFMLDENVEVDSRIREELEELWEAQNAGTAFILGHSHVKAKQGSSILKRLAINFGYNFLRRNCRGPEVALKVPPVSLLEVGMVYVV